The Microplitis mediator isolate UGA2020A chromosome 8, iyMicMedi2.1, whole genome shotgun sequence genome has a window encoding:
- the LOC130673537 gene encoding uncharacterized protein LOC130673537, with protein sequence MKSFIFVLVIFAYAAAYAQGGSETCPKENCIKPEQCEEPVRGNIICGDDTVCCSIVKNEFRTHCRHHGGECMSGCAESLQYSVVDCSQDTFCCVLV encoded by the exons atgaagagttttatttttgttttggtGATTTTTGCGTACGCAGCCGCATATGCTCAAG GTGGATCGGAAACGTGTCCCAAAGAAAACTGTATTAAACCTGAACAATGTGAAGAACCTGTGAGGGGTAATATTATTTGTGGAGATGACACAGTTTGCTGTTCAATtg tCAAAAATGAATTTCGTACACATTGCAGACATCACGGTGGTGAGTGTATGTCAGGGTGCGCCGAGAGCTTACAATATTCTGTAGTAGATTGTAGCCAAGATACATTTTGTTGTGTCCTAGTATAG
- the LOC130672602 gene encoding BTB/POZ domain-containing protein Tiwaz isoform X3 yields the protein MFPSAQIKMSIFVRLLSPSSSPATSPTMSNSSSPTPPTPVAPAYNTKMPGIPCVAAASRYTAPVHIDVGGTIYTSSLETLTKYPESRLAKLFNGSIPIMLDSLKQHYFIDRDGGMFRHILNFMRNSRLLIPENFADLDLLLEEARYFDIAPMCRQIEQLKKERIKNGTTIQSSSPLSTLIGRDGRVTPPSRDTDKRSTPSFECLALHVSPDLGERVMLSGGRALVDEVFPETTQAVIDARSGVAWHQQDTRHVIRFPLNGYCKLNSVQAITRLLNAGFRVVASNGGGVESQQFSEYLFVRQGINT from the exons ATGTTTCCTAGCGCACAAATTAAAATGAG TATATTTGTCAGATTGCTGTCGCCAAGCAGTTCGCCAGCAACGTCGCCCACGATGTCTAATTCATCGTCACCGACACCACCAACACCAGTAGCACCAGCATACAATACTAAAATGCCAGGTATACCCTGTGTTGCAGCAGCATCTAGATACACAGCACCAGTTCACATCGACGTCGGCGGAACCATATACACATCATCGTTGGAAACGCTTACAAA GTATCCTGAGTCGAGACTCGCCAAGTTATTTAACGGTAGCATTCCCATTATGCTTGATTCTTTAAAACAACACTACTTCATTGACCGCGATGGAGGCATGTTTCGGCATATACttaattttatgagaaattcACGGTTACTTATACCTGAAAATTTCGCTGACTTGGATTTACTTCTCGAGGAGGCGCGATACTTTGATATTGCGC CCATGTGCCGACAAAtagaacaattaaaaaaagagcGTATAAAAAATGGTACAACAATCCAGTCATCAAGTCCACTGTCAACATTAATAGGAAGAGATGGCAGAGTAACACCGCCAAGTAGAGATACTGATAAAAGATCAACGCCGTCTTTTGAATGTCTGGCTCTGCACGTGAGCCCAGACCTAGGAGAGCGCGTAATGCTGTCAGGTGGACGGGCGCTGGTAGATGAAGTCTTTCCGGAGACAACCCAGGCAGTAATTGATGCACGTTCTGGTGTCGCATGGCATCAACAAGACACACGTCACGTCATACGTTTTCCTCTCAACGGCTACTGCAAACTTAACTCCGTTCAGGCGATCACGAGGCTGCTCAACGCGGGTTTCAGAGTCGTCGCGAGCAACGGCGGCGGTGTCGAGAGCCAGCAGTTCTCCGAGTATTTATTTGTACGACAAGGCATCAACACTTGA
- the LOC130672602 gene encoding BTB/POZ domain-containing protein Tiwaz isoform X4, producing MFPSAQIKMRLLSPSSSPATSPTMSNSSSPTPPTPVAPAYNTKMPGIPCVAAASRYTAPVHIDVGGTIYTSSLETLTKYPESRLAKLFNGSIPIMLDSLKQHYFIDRDGGMFRHILNFMRNSRLLIPENFADLDLLLEEARYFDIAPMCRQIEQLKKERIKNGTTIQSSSPLSTLIGRDGRVTPPSRDTDKRSTPSFECLALHVSPDLGERVMLSGGRALVDEVFPETTQAVIDARSGVAWHQQDTRHVIRFPLNGYCKLNSVQAITRLLNAGFRVVASNGGGVESQQFSEYLFVRQGINT from the exons ATGTTTCCTAGCGCACAAATTAAAATGAG ATTGCTGTCGCCAAGCAGTTCGCCAGCAACGTCGCCCACGATGTCTAATTCATCGTCACCGACACCACCAACACCAGTAGCACCAGCATACAATACTAAAATGCCAGGTATACCCTGTGTTGCAGCAGCATCTAGATACACAGCACCAGTTCACATCGACGTCGGCGGAACCATATACACATCATCGTTGGAAACGCTTACAAA GTATCCTGAGTCGAGACTCGCCAAGTTATTTAACGGTAGCATTCCCATTATGCTTGATTCTTTAAAACAACACTACTTCATTGACCGCGATGGAGGCATGTTTCGGCATATACttaattttatgagaaattcACGGTTACTTATACCTGAAAATTTCGCTGACTTGGATTTACTTCTCGAGGAGGCGCGATACTTTGATATTGCGC CCATGTGCCGACAAAtagaacaattaaaaaaagagcGTATAAAAAATGGTACAACAATCCAGTCATCAAGTCCACTGTCAACATTAATAGGAAGAGATGGCAGAGTAACACCGCCAAGTAGAGATACTGATAAAAGATCAACGCCGTCTTTTGAATGTCTGGCTCTGCACGTGAGCCCAGACCTAGGAGAGCGCGTAATGCTGTCAGGTGGACGGGCGCTGGTAGATGAAGTCTTTCCGGAGACAACCCAGGCAGTAATTGATGCACGTTCTGGTGTCGCATGGCATCAACAAGACACACGTCACGTCATACGTTTTCCTCTCAACGGCTACTGCAAACTTAACTCCGTTCAGGCGATCACGAGGCTGCTCAACGCGGGTTTCAGAGTCGTCGCGAGCAACGGCGGCGGTGTCGAGAGCCAGCAGTTCTCCGAGTATTTATTTGTACGACAAGGCATCAACACTTGA
- the LOC130672602 gene encoding BTB/POZ domain-containing protein Tiwaz isoform X1 has product MIKRKCEADGKEAKAELAVQRNMFPSAQIKMSIFVRLLSPSSSPATSPTMSNSSSPTPPTPVAPAYNTKMPGIPCVAAASRYTAPVHIDVGGTIYTSSLETLTKYPESRLAKLFNGSIPIMLDSLKQHYFIDRDGGMFRHILNFMRNSRLLIPENFADLDLLLEEARYFDIAPMCRQIEQLKKERIKNGTTIQSSSPLSTLIGRDGRVTPPSRDTDKRSTPSFECLALHVSPDLGERVMLSGGRALVDEVFPETTQAVIDARSGVAWHQQDTRHVIRFPLNGYCKLNSVQAITRLLNAGFRVVASNGGGVESQQFSEYLFVRQGINT; this is encoded by the exons ATGattaa ACGGAAATGTGAGGCTGATGGAAAGGAGGCAAAGGCCGAACTGGCGGTGCAACGCAATATGTTTCCTAGCGCACAAATTAAAATGAG TATATTTGTCAGATTGCTGTCGCCAAGCAGTTCGCCAGCAACGTCGCCCACGATGTCTAATTCATCGTCACCGACACCACCAACACCAGTAGCACCAGCATACAATACTAAAATGCCAGGTATACCCTGTGTTGCAGCAGCATCTAGATACACAGCACCAGTTCACATCGACGTCGGCGGAACCATATACACATCATCGTTGGAAACGCTTACAAA GTATCCTGAGTCGAGACTCGCCAAGTTATTTAACGGTAGCATTCCCATTATGCTTGATTCTTTAAAACAACACTACTTCATTGACCGCGATGGAGGCATGTTTCGGCATATACttaattttatgagaaattcACGGTTACTTATACCTGAAAATTTCGCTGACTTGGATTTACTTCTCGAGGAGGCGCGATACTTTGATATTGCGC CCATGTGCCGACAAAtagaacaattaaaaaaagagcGTATAAAAAATGGTACAACAATCCAGTCATCAAGTCCACTGTCAACATTAATAGGAAGAGATGGCAGAGTAACACCGCCAAGTAGAGATACTGATAAAAGATCAACGCCGTCTTTTGAATGTCTGGCTCTGCACGTGAGCCCAGACCTAGGAGAGCGCGTAATGCTGTCAGGTGGACGGGCGCTGGTAGATGAAGTCTTTCCGGAGACAACCCAGGCAGTAATTGATGCACGTTCTGGTGTCGCATGGCATCAACAAGACACACGTCACGTCATACGTTTTCCTCTCAACGGCTACTGCAAACTTAACTCCGTTCAGGCGATCACGAGGCTGCTCAACGCGGGTTTCAGAGTCGTCGCGAGCAACGGCGGCGGTGTCGAGAGCCAGCAGTTCTCCGAGTATTTATTTGTACGACAAGGCATCAACACTTGA
- the LOC130672602 gene encoding BTB/POZ domain-containing protein Tiwaz isoform X2, translated as MIKRKCEADGKEAKAELAVQRNMFPSAQIKMRLLSPSSSPATSPTMSNSSSPTPPTPVAPAYNTKMPGIPCVAAASRYTAPVHIDVGGTIYTSSLETLTKYPESRLAKLFNGSIPIMLDSLKQHYFIDRDGGMFRHILNFMRNSRLLIPENFADLDLLLEEARYFDIAPMCRQIEQLKKERIKNGTTIQSSSPLSTLIGRDGRVTPPSRDTDKRSTPSFECLALHVSPDLGERVMLSGGRALVDEVFPETTQAVIDARSGVAWHQQDTRHVIRFPLNGYCKLNSVQAITRLLNAGFRVVASNGGGVESQQFSEYLFVRQGINT; from the exons ATGattaa ACGGAAATGTGAGGCTGATGGAAAGGAGGCAAAGGCCGAACTGGCGGTGCAACGCAATATGTTTCCTAGCGCACAAATTAAAATGAG ATTGCTGTCGCCAAGCAGTTCGCCAGCAACGTCGCCCACGATGTCTAATTCATCGTCACCGACACCACCAACACCAGTAGCACCAGCATACAATACTAAAATGCCAGGTATACCCTGTGTTGCAGCAGCATCTAGATACACAGCACCAGTTCACATCGACGTCGGCGGAACCATATACACATCATCGTTGGAAACGCTTACAAA GTATCCTGAGTCGAGACTCGCCAAGTTATTTAACGGTAGCATTCCCATTATGCTTGATTCTTTAAAACAACACTACTTCATTGACCGCGATGGAGGCATGTTTCGGCATATACttaattttatgagaaattcACGGTTACTTATACCTGAAAATTTCGCTGACTTGGATTTACTTCTCGAGGAGGCGCGATACTTTGATATTGCGC CCATGTGCCGACAAAtagaacaattaaaaaaagagcGTATAAAAAATGGTACAACAATCCAGTCATCAAGTCCACTGTCAACATTAATAGGAAGAGATGGCAGAGTAACACCGCCAAGTAGAGATACTGATAAAAGATCAACGCCGTCTTTTGAATGTCTGGCTCTGCACGTGAGCCCAGACCTAGGAGAGCGCGTAATGCTGTCAGGTGGACGGGCGCTGGTAGATGAAGTCTTTCCGGAGACAACCCAGGCAGTAATTGATGCACGTTCTGGTGTCGCATGGCATCAACAAGACACACGTCACGTCATACGTTTTCCTCTCAACGGCTACTGCAAACTTAACTCCGTTCAGGCGATCACGAGGCTGCTCAACGCGGGTTTCAGAGTCGTCGCGAGCAACGGCGGCGGTGTCGAGAGCCAGCAGTTCTCCGAGTATTTATTTGTACGACAAGGCATCAACACTTGA